The stretch of DNA GCCCGTCCTCGTCGAAGGACACCTGTCCCTCCCGGAAGTCCGGGACGCCCTTGGTGAGTGCTAGTGTATGCATTTCTGTCACGCCCTCTGTCAACGTACCACACGACGGCGGGACATAAATGTATGTTCAGCGTAACGACTCGGGGCGGTTCCGGTACGCTCCTCTCACCCGGAGAGGGACGGGCCGGCGTGGCCCTCAGACGCGGCCGGCGCGGCCGGGGTCGACGTCGATGGCGTCGACCGGACAGACGTCGACACAGAGCATACAGTCGATACACTGGTCCTCGTGGGCGGGGTCCGCCTTGATCTCGCTCTCCGGGTGGTCGGGCGTGTCGACCCACTCGAAGACGTCGACGGGGCAGTCCTCCAGACACGCGCCGTCGGCGATGCAGATGTCGAAGTCGACGGCGACGTGTGTCCCGTGGATGCCGAGCTGCTCGGGCTCGTCGACGGGACCCCACACGTCGTGGCCGTCGTGCTGTTCGGCGACCTCGCGGTTCTCCTCGAACTCGGGATCTATGGCCATTGGTACCTAACACCACTCACCCACGGCACTTAAATTTTCGAACGGCGAGTCAGCGGTCGCGGCGGGTCGGGCCGTCGCGTCGCTCGGCGTCCCGCCCATCGTCCAGCGGGTCCGGGGGCGTCTCTGCCGGCGCGTCGATGTGCCCCGGACCCCCGCCGAGGTGGCGGTCGAGGAAGCCGGCGATCCGGGCGTACACGTCGTCGTAGAACGCGCCGTCGAACGGGAGCGTGTGCCCGCCCGGCATCGGCTCGTAGCGCACCTCGGTCAGCGGGCCGAGCGCGTCGGCCAGCAGCTCCGACTGGCTCGGCGGCACCACGTCGTCGTCCTCGCCGTGGAGCAGCAGCGTCGGCGGCATCCCCGCGTCGGCCTGCTCGACCGGCGAGGCGAGGTCGTACGCCTCCGGGACCGTCTCGGGGTCGTCGCCGAAGTAGTCCGCCAGGTCGTGGTCCGGGTCCTCGATCCCGATGGCCCGGAAGTCGTAGACGCCGGAGATGCCGACGACGGCGTCGAGCGCACAGGACGCGCCCGGGAACGCCTCGGGCTCGAAGGCGGGGTCGTCGGCGGTCGCGGCGGCCAGCGTCACGAGGTTCGCCCCCGCCGAGTGTCCGACCGCGACCACGCGGGCCGGGTCCGCCCCGAACCGGTCGGCCTCCGTCCGGCACCACTCGACGGCGGCCTTCACGTCGACCAGCGCCGCCGGGAACGTGTGCTCGGGCGCGAGTCGGTACTGCGGTTCGACGACGAGGTAGCCGTCGCTCGCGAGGTCGATGGCGTGGCGAGCGAACTCGCCCTTGTCGCCGACCGTGAACGCGCCGCCGCGGACGAGGACGGCGACCGGTTTCGGCCCTCCGGTCCCCTCGCCTTCGTACACGTCCAGGCGGAGCGTCTCGCCGTCGACCTCGCGGAACGGCACGTCCTGCTGGACCGTCACCGTCGTCGCGTCGCTGGCTGTCACGTCTCCGAGTGGGGCCGTCCGAGGTAAAAACGCGTCGGGGCGGGACGCCCGAGAGGCGTCAGCCGGACTCGGCACCGACGCTCCCGACGTCGAGCGCCTCGCGGGTCGCCGCCGACTCGACGGCGGCCTCGACCTCGTCGAGTGCCTGCTCGAAGTGGGCCGTCGTCACCTCGATGTCCGCGACGTCGCTGCCCTCCTCGACGTGCTCGCGGAGGGCCGCCGCGGCGGCCTCGCGGCAGACGGCCTCGACGTCGGCACCGACGTGGCCGTCGGTCCTGGCCGCGAGATCGTCGAGGTCCACGTCGTCGGCCAGGGGCTTGTCGCGGGTGTGGACCGCGAAGATCTCGCGGCGGGCCGCCTCGTCCGGCGCGTCGACGTGGACGTGCTGGTCCAGTCGCCCCGGACGCAGGAGCGCGTCGTCGACGAGGTCCGGCCGGTTGGTCGTCGCGATCACGACGACGTCCTCTAAGTCCTCCAGGCCGTCGAGTTCGGTCAGGAGCTGGGAGACGACGCGCTCGCCGACGTTGGAGTCAGCGCCGCCACCGGACCGTTCCGCCGCGATGGCGTCGATCTCGTCGAAGAACACCACCGTCGGTGCGTTCTCCCGGGCCTTGCTGAACACCTCGCGGACGCCCTTCTCGGACTCGCCGACGTACTTGTTCAGCAGTTCCGGCCCCTTCACCGAGATGAAGTTCGACTGGGCCTCGTTGGCGACGGCCTTCGCCAGCAGCGTCTTCCCGGTACCCGGCGGACCGTGCAACAGTACGCCCTTCGCCGGATCGAGGCCAACGCGGTCGTAGGCCTCGTCGTGTTCGAGCGGCCACTGGACGGTCTCTCGGAGTCGTTCTTTCGCCTCCTCGAGGCCGCCCACGTCGTCCCAGGTGACGTCGGGCACCTCGACGAACACCTCTCGCATCGCCGACGGCTCGATGCCCCGCAGGGCTTCCCGGAAGTCGTCGTCGGTCACCTCGATGGCGTCGAGGACGTCGGCGTCGATCTCGTCGGCCTCGAGGTCGAGGTCAGGCCGGACCCGCCGCAGGGCGTGCATCGCGCCCTCCTTCGCGAGATTCTCGAGATCGGCCCCGACGAAGCCGTGAGTGTTCTCGGCGTAGGTGCCGAGGTCGACGTCGTCGGCGACCGGCATTCCGCGGGTGTGGATGCGCAGGACCTCCTCGCGGCCGTCCCGGTCCGGGACGCCGATCTCGATCTCGCGGTCGAACCTGCCCGGGCGACGGAGTGCCGGGTCGACGGCGTCGACGCGGTTGGTCGTCCCGATGACCGTGATCTGTCCGCGCTCGTCGAGGCCGTCCATCAG from Haloarcula litorea encodes:
- a CDS encoding 4Fe-4S dicluster domain-containing protein; translation: MAIDPEFEENREVAEQHDGHDVWGPVDEPEQLGIHGTHVAVDFDICIADGACLEDCPVDVFEWVDTPDHPESEIKADPAHEDQCIDCMLCVDVCPVDAIDVDPGRAGRV
- a CDS encoding alpha/beta hydrolase; translated protein: MTASDATTVTVQQDVPFREVDGETLRLDVYEGEGTGGPKPVAVLVRGGAFTVGDKGEFARHAIDLASDGYLVVEPQYRLAPEHTFPAALVDVKAAVEWCRTEADRFGADPARVVAVGHSAGANLVTLAAATADDPAFEPEAFPGASCALDAVVGISGVYDFRAIGIEDPDHDLADYFGDDPETVPEAYDLASPVEQADAGMPPTLLLHGEDDDVVPPSQSELLADALGPLTEVRYEPMPGGHTLPFDGAFYDDVYARIAGFLDRHLGGGPGHIDAPAETPPDPLDDGRDAERRDGPTRRDR
- a CDS encoding CDC48 family AAA ATPase, whose product is MELTVKPLKNREPGSGMAVVDRQVLEDSSLTSGDFVRLAGRDGSAVARVWPSDRGDAGRGYVRVDGQLRQAAGVSVDDRVTAEPASVEPAERVTLALPEQFSVRGDIGPHVREELADQAVTAGQTVALPFGGLVAGRSSRRVPVRVVETRPSGPVVVGDDTTVDLADGPTGTVDVEGGEPSEADVPGVTYEDVGGLDDELEQVREMIELPMRHPELFGTLGIEPPKGVLLHGPPGTGKTLIARAVANEIDAHFTTISGPEIMSKYYGESEEQLREVFDEAEENEPAIVFVDELDSIAPKREEVSGDVERRVVAQLLSLMDGLDERGQITVIGTTNRVDAVDPALRRPGRFDREIEIGVPDRDGREEVLRIHTRGMPVADDVDLGTYAENTHGFVGADLENLAKEGAMHALRRVRPDLDLEADEIDADVLDAIEVTDDDFREALRGIEPSAMREVFVEVPDVTWDDVGGLEEAKERLRETVQWPLEHDEAYDRVGLDPAKGVLLHGPPGTGKTLLAKAVANEAQSNFISVKGPELLNKYVGESEKGVREVFSKARENAPTVVFFDEIDAIAAERSGGGADSNVGERVVSQLLTELDGLEDLEDVVVIATTNRPDLVDDALLRPGRLDQHVHVDAPDEAARREIFAVHTRDKPLADDVDLDDLAARTDGHVGADVEAVCREAAAAALREHVEEGSDVADIEVTTAHFEQALDEVEAAVESAATREALDVGSVGAESG